GCATAAGTACACCCAAAAGTACACGTTCTCGGTCCTTTCGTTGCTGTACCCTTCACTGGATTACAGAAACAAGTTTCATGTCGATCACATCCATCCGCGCAGTTCCTTTACACCTGCCCGTCTCTTGAGACAGGGGGTTCAGGATAAGGATGTAAGCTCTTGCCTGTCGAATTACGACATGGTCCCGAATCTGCAGTTCCTGGAAGGTGTGCCGAACCAGGAAAAAAGTAATACCCCGTTTGAAGAGTGGCTTGCTCAAACTTGTGGTTCTGCCGACACGAAAGCCTCTTTTATGAGTCGAAATTATATTCCCAACATGGATTTGTCTTTGGCCAAATTTCCGAGGTTTTTCGAAGCTCGCAGACTTCTCATGCATGAAAAACTGAAGAGCGTGCTGATTGATGGTAATTGATGTGCAAAACCCGCATCTGCAGAAGGAGATGAAAGACTCATGAACAAGTTGCCTTGGAAGCCGTGGCACAAGGTTGTGAAACTGCGAGACGATTTGAAGAGCGGAAAGCTGACGCTGAACATGTTTGCCGCGGACCTCTATGAAGTTTCAATGCAGCGCGGGAAGCAGCCTGTCTATGAGAATCCAGAGTCCTTCTTCGCGCTCACGTATCCCACATATAACCTTCGACAGTTGGTCCGTGACGTCGTGCATCGGCTTGACGCCAAAAATGATAAGGCTGTTCGGCAGTTGGAACTGACCTATGGGGGCGGCAAAACCCACACGCTGATCACGCTTCGTCATCTTGTGCACGATCCCGATTCATTGCCTAATCTTCCAGCGGTTCAGGAATTCGCTCAGGAATTCGGACAGAAGCCGCCGAAATGCCGCATAGCCAGCCTCTGTTTCGATAAGCTCGATGTCGAGAAAGGGATGGCCGTTCTCGATCCCTCAGGAAACAAGCGGACGCTGCAACAGCCGTGGAGCGTGCTGGCGTACCAGATTGCCGGCGATGCCGGACTCAAACTTCTGCACGCAAAGGGAAAGGCCGAAGAGCGCGACACTGCCCCTGCGGAAAATCTTCTTTCAGAACTGATCGAGATTCCCACGAAAGAAAACCTCGGCATGCTCATTTTGATTGACGAGGTGCTGATGTATGCCTGTGAGAAAGTTGCGCAAGACGGCGTATGGCGGACAATGCTGATTAATTTCTTTCAATACCTCACGCAGGCTGCGACTAAAGTCGATCGCTGCTGTATCGTTGCCTCTTTGCTGGCGACGGACCCCGCAAAAAGCGATAGTTTCGGCCGTCAGTTACTCGGAGACCTTTACGACATTTTCCGGCGCCAGCGAGAAGAAGCCGTCGAACCGGTGGTAAAGGAAGACGTAGCGGAAGTACTCTGTCGCAGATTCTTTACTCCCGAATCCGTAAAAGACCGTGGAGCATTTCGGCAACATGTTGTGGCGGCGCTGAAAGGGATTCAGGCGGTCGATGAACAAACGAGAAAGCAAGGCGCCGAAGCGGAAGATCGCTTCCTCAAAAGCTATCCATTCCATCCCGATCTTACTGATGTCTTCTATGGCAAATGGACGACCATGAATCGCTTTCAGAGAACTCGAGGGGTGCTAAGGACCTTCGCGCTTGCTCTTCGTGAAGCCGAAAAATGGGACACGAATCCTCTCATTGGGCCTGCCATTTTCCTCACGGCGCCGGATCGGGAAGGTTTATCGGAAGCCACCAGAGAGCTTGTTACGGTGGCCGATACCGAAGAGTCGGAAGGAAAGAAACAGGCCTGGACAGGCATTCTTGATGGAGAATTCTACAGAGCGCGGCAGATACAGGATGAATCAGGCGCTCTCAAAAACCGTGAAATCGAGCAAGCCGTCGTGACCACTTTCCTGCATTCTCAACCGCCTGGAAATTCCGCAAAGACCAGAGACCTGCTTGTGCTTTTGAGTTCTGCTCGTCCCGATAAAATCGAACTTGAGAAGGGACTCTCCAGGTGGGCTCAGGTCAGCCACTGGCTTGACGATTCGCATACGGGGGTGGCGGATGGTCAGTTGCCGACTACCTGGAAGATGGGAAACCGGCCAAACCTCACACAGATGCACACGGTTGCCGCCAGAAATATATCCGAAGACGACGTAAGGGCTCAACTGCTCGATGAGATAAGTAAGGTCAAACCTTTAAAGGATGGCGCATCGGCAGCCGGAGCGCTCGTGCACGTCCTCCCTCTGAAACCTAAAGATATAGCTGATGATGGGGCGTTTCATTATGCGATCCTTAATCCTTCAGCCGCTTCGGATTCCGGAAAACCCAGTGCGGAGGCGGTGAGATTTCTGGATGAGACAACGGGGCCGGACAAGCCTCGTGTTTACCGGAACGCCGTCATATTGCTGGTTCCCTCACGTGAAGGTGTAGATTTGGCGATGATGCGAGTCCGGGACAAGCTCGCATGGGAAATTGTGAGGGAGGAAATAAAGAAACAGCAAAAGGATGGCAACATCGATCCCGCCCGGGCGCATACATTGCAGATATATATAGACAAGGCAAGAGGCCGAGTGCCTGAGGCTATCAGGCAGGCGTACTGCATAGTGGTCACGGTGTCGGAGAAAAATGACGCACAGGCTTTCAAAATTACTGTTTCCGAAGATTTTCATTTCAGCATCATCAAGAACGATAAACGCTCAAGGATACAGGATACGCCGATAACCGCGGAAGCGATTCTGCCCACCGGTCCGTATAATCTTTGGCGTCAAGGCGAGACATCGCGCAGAGTGAAGGATTTATCAGGAGCGTTTGCCCAACTGCCGCATCTTCCGAAAATGCTGAAAACGGCCGCGATTCTCGAAACATTGGCGGCAGGATGCGAGCAGGGAACCTTCGTGCTCAGACTGACAAGGCCTGATCATTCATTCCGTACCTGGTGGATGTCACGACCCGATGAAAACGCCCTGAATGATCCGGCGCTTGAGCTTGTTCTTCCCGAGGCCGCGGAACTTGCCGATCTCCCTCCTGGCTTGCTGGCTCCGGGCAAGCTGCCGGAACTTTGGAAAAACGATGAAATCACGCTGAAGCAAGCCTTGGATTACTTCAACGGGCAGAACGTGGTACAGGTTGATAGAGGAGACTATCAGGAACCTCTTCAGATACCAAAAGCTGAGACTAAAATAGTGAGTGATGCGGTCGCTGCGGCTGTCGAAAAAGGAGACATCTGGTTGATTTCCGGACCGGCCAGCCTGCTTGCCGAAACAATTCCGGCAGGCGTGCTGCAGGAAAAGTCGATCCTCTGCAGGCCTCCAGACTCTGTGCTTCCCGCGGAAATCCTGCCCGGAATTCTGCCGGATGCCTGGAAGAACGATAAAACGACGGCTTTTTCCATTGCTACCTCTTTATCCATGCAGAGAGGAAAGACGCTTCCTTGGAAAACTGTGAAAGACGCCATCTCGGCTGCCCTACAAGCCCGTTTTATAGAGACTGACGAAAAGTCCGGCGATTGGCCGTGCGATTTTTCCGCCGCCAAATCTGCTAAGTTCAAGGTCATCTCCGACGGTGGAAGCGCCGAACGACCAAAGGGAGGATATTCACCGGGCACAAACAAACTATTCGCTTCAGCAGAATTGGAGCCCTCCCAAATTCAGGATCTGGGCGATATCATCCATGAAATCCTTGAAATCAAAGCCAAGAATAATTTTGAAATTAAATTCAACGTGCAAATCGAAATCGGTGACGGCAAACAAAAACCACCTCCAGAAGTAGCCGAAGAACTCAACAAGCTGCTCAAGAATGTAAAAGATGATTTTCAATTGCAGTAAGTATTTGATATATATTTTCAAAGATCACCTTGTGCAAGAATAGGAAAAAGGGATGAAGTATTTCAGCGAAAGAGAATATGGAGAACGGCCGCGGACTGAGGAAGAGATTCCACATGCTGTCTGGGGCGGCATCGTTGCGCTTGTTGAGGAATTAGTCACCAGAGGAGCATTCGGCCAGAGCTTTCCCGAAGAGTGCCCGGATGGTCAGGGTATAATCGGCACTAATGATAGGACTTTGTCTCTCTCAATTCAAGCAGAAATTCCCGGATTCAGTTTTCCATTGAATGCTGATGAAATTCCTGATAATTTAGCACTCTTCGACTTTTTGGAATTCTGTCATTACCATGTTGCCGAACCTATAGAAGGAGGTTACCATAGTTTCTATAGGCATACACATCTTTCCTTCACATCGGGTGGTCAAGAAAGATTTCGTGAAAGAATAAACCGGATTTTTAGACGGAACGGTCTAGCTTACGAGCTTCGTGAAGACGGACAGGTGGAACGATTGGCTCCCCCTGTCATTCAGGAAGCCCTCTCAGGAAGTATTTTCAAATCAGGAGATAGTAAACTAGATGAGTTGCTTGAAACTGCCCGGATCAAATTTCTAAATCCAAATCCTCAAATAAGGCGAGAGGCGCTAGAAAAGCTTTGGGACGCATGGGAGCGAATTAAAACGGTTGAACCTGGCAAAGGAAAGAGAGATTCTGCCTTAGTCATACTGAATAAAGCAGCGACAGAAACTAATTTCAGGGCGCTACTGGAAAAAGAAGCTCGCGAACTGACAGAGATAGGGAACCGTTTTCATATCAGACATTCAGAAAAGGATCAGGTACCTCTCGAATCAGATAATTATGTTGATTACCTCTTTCACCGATTGTTCGCTATGATAACTTTACTGTTGAGGAGGAAATCGAAATGAGCGGAAGAAGGAGGCGAGTGATAATACACCCAACCATCTGGAGCAACGGCAGCGGAACATATGGGATTGCAATTCCTGAACGTGATCTGTGCCACTTTCCACGTCGGTGGACGAAAGTCTCTGTAGAAATTAATGGAGTTGTAGGCCGCTATCCGGTACGTTCTGATCTCCAGGATAACTTTTGGACTACATGTTCAGAGCTTCGTGGAGGAGCAATAGGCCGATGGGTAAGAACGGAGGGTCTGACAACCTGGCCTCCCGGGAATCCTCCGACAGTGCGCCTAGAGCAAATTAGGGATAATCATTTCCGCTTGACCAGATAAACGATTTTCTTGAGGGCAGTCTTTCTTAAATTGGGGTCAATCTTTACTCTTGATGTTTTGACGCGATGTGTTATCTCGAAGGGGTTCCGGGTTCCAAGTTCCAGGTTCCAAGTTCCAAGTTCAAAGTCGAGCCCTCACCTTAGTCCTCTCCCTCAGGGCGAGGAAATGAAGAGAGATTCTTTCCCCGGATCATGTCCGGGGTCAGAATGACACGCGAGGGGCGCGTCAGGGAAAATGCAGGCAGGATGCCTGCGCTACCATGAAAGGACAGTTTCAAGTTCAAGGTTTCAGGTTCAAAGTTTCGGGTTGGAAGATAAGAGAGATTCTTCCCCCGCGAGACGCGGGGTCAGAATGACACGCGAGGGGCGGGATCACGCCAAGGCGTGACTTCGGGGAGCTCAGTGTAGGCGCTTACGCTCAACGTGAAGAGGAAGATTGAGATGACCACGCGAGACGCGTGGCAGGCATGGCGGGACGCCGCGTGTTCTGGATTCCTGGCGGCAGCGGGGGCGCGACCCGAACGCAGCCGGGACATCCAGGAATGACGGCGGGGTCATTTATTTGGCGGCTTGCTCTATCACGTCGAAAATGCGTTTGCTGATTTTCGGATGCAAAATCTTTCCCGCATGAAAGGGAATGATGATCCTTTTTCCGTCCTTCATGTAGATTCTGTGACTGCCGCGACTCCGGATTAACTGGAATCCAGCTTTGAGGAGGAGGGTTTCCGCTTCTTGGGGAGTCAGACGCGGCTGTTTAGGCAACCTTTACCTCGATGGCGGTGGTGAGAATTTCCCGGCTAAGGCGCTCGGTGCGTTCGTCTTCCGATAATGTTTCCAGATAAAGCTCGATGGCTTCTCTTATGTTGTCGAGAACTTCCTCTAGTGATTCTCCCTGTGAATGGCATCCCTCAAGCTCGGGACAGTATGCAAAAAGACCCTGTTCGTCTTTCTCGACCACGACACTCACTTTATATGGCATTTGGTTCTCCTTCTTGCCACCGTCCTGTCTGTAGTGCAATCGCCGACATTCGTCACGCGGGTATCACGCGACGCATCCACATCATATCATTGGGAATAAAGAAAATCAAATGGGCAGACTGGAGCCCAAAGGGGAAAGAGAAAGACCGGAGCCGGCAGTAACGGCAGTTCAAAGTTCCGGGTTCAAGGTTCAAGGTTCAAAGTCGAGCCGAAGCGGCGAGAGCAATGGAAAATCGAAAATCGACGATAGAGAGGAGGAGAAGTTCTTTTCAAGAGCCCTCACCTTAGTCCTCTCCCGATGGGAGAGGAGACGAAGAGAGATCCTTCGGCTGCGCTCAGGATGACCCCGCGAGCGGCGCGGTCAGGGAAAATGCAGGCAAGATGCCTGCGCTACCATGAAAGGACAGTTCCAAGTTCAAGGTTTCAGGTTCAAAGTTGAAAGTCGAGCCCTCACCTTAATCCTCTCCCGATGGGAGAGGAGACGAAGAGAGATTCTTCGCGCTCGCTCAGAATGACCCGCGGGGCGGACGTTTCCGATAAAGCAGAGGTTAGTGCATATTTTCGTGTCGTTTCGTGCGCTTTCGTGGCGA
This genomic stretch from Candidatus Abyssobacteria bacterium SURF_5 harbors:
- a CDS encoding type II toxin-antitoxin system HicB family antitoxin, producing MPYKVSVVVEKDEQGLFAYCPELEGCHSQGESLEEVLDNIREAIELYLETLSEDERTERLSREILTTAIEVKVA
- a CDS encoding addiction module toxin, HicA family, translating into MPKQPRLTPQEAETLLLKAGFQLIRSRGSHRIYMKDGKRIIIPFHAGKILHPKISKRIFDVIEQAAK
- a CDS encoding ATP-binding protein translates to MNKLPWKPWHKVVKLRDDLKSGKLTLNMFAADLYEVSMQRGKQPVYENPESFFALTYPTYNLRQLVRDVVHRLDAKNDKAVRQLELTYGGGKTHTLITLRHLVHDPDSLPNLPAVQEFAQEFGQKPPKCRIASLCFDKLDVEKGMAVLDPSGNKRTLQQPWSVLAYQIAGDAGLKLLHAKGKAEERDTAPAENLLSELIEIPTKENLGMLILIDEVLMYACEKVAQDGVWRTMLINFFQYLTQAATKVDRCCIVASLLATDPAKSDSFGRQLLGDLYDIFRRQREEAVEPVVKEDVAEVLCRRFFTPESVKDRGAFRQHVVAALKGIQAVDEQTRKQGAEAEDRFLKSYPFHPDLTDVFYGKWTTMNRFQRTRGVLRTFALALREAEKWDTNPLIGPAIFLTAPDREGLSEATRELVTVADTEESEGKKQAWTGILDGEFYRARQIQDESGALKNREIEQAVVTTFLHSQPPGNSAKTRDLLVLLSSARPDKIELEKGLSRWAQVSHWLDDSHTGVADGQLPTTWKMGNRPNLTQMHTVAARNISEDDVRAQLLDEISKVKPLKDGASAAGALVHVLPLKPKDIADDGAFHYAILNPSAASDSGKPSAEAVRFLDETTGPDKPRVYRNAVILLVPSREGVDLAMMRVRDKLAWEIVREEIKKQQKDGNIDPARAHTLQIYIDKARGRVPEAIRQAYCIVVTVSEKNDAQAFKITVSEDFHFSIIKNDKRSRIQDTPITAEAILPTGPYNLWRQGETSRRVKDLSGAFAQLPHLPKMLKTAAILETLAAGCEQGTFVLRLTRPDHSFRTWWMSRPDENALNDPALELVLPEAAELADLPPGLLAPGKLPELWKNDEITLKQALDYFNGQNVVQVDRGDYQEPLQIPKAETKIVSDAVAAAVEKGDIWLISGPASLLAETIPAGVLQEKSILCRPPDSVLPAEILPGILPDAWKNDKTTAFSIATSLSMQRGKTLPWKTVKDAISAALQARFIETDEKSGDWPCDFSAAKSAKFKVISDGGSAERPKGGYSPGTNKLFASAELEPSQIQDLGDIIHEILEIKAKNNFEIKFNVQIEIGDGKQKPPPEVAEELNKLLKNVKDDFQLQ